One window of Psychrobacillus sp. FSL H8-0483 genomic DNA carries:
- the serC gene encoding 3-phosphoserine/phosphohydroxythreonine transaminase produces MNEANLRAYNFNAGPSALPLEVLEKAQSELTNFRGTGMSIMEMSHRSAIFEEIHNGAISRMRKLFSIPDQYEVLFLQGGASLQFSMIPMNFLQVGQQAGYIMTGSWSEKAFKESKLFGEPYEVVSTKENKYRNIPALEDIQINEDDAFIHLTSNNTIYGTQWSAFPDTGDIPLIADMSSDIMSKPVDINKFGMIYAGAQKNLGPSGVTVVIVRKDLLEKANMDIPTILKYSTHADNNSLYNTPPTFGIYMLGEVLNWMEAKGGLEAIAKNNEEKAKVIYDAIDHSNGFYTGHATPESRSLMNITFRVADETLEKLFLTEAEEAGFVGLNGHRSVGGCRASTYNAVPLEACQALGDFMVQFQKKHS; encoded by the coding sequence TTGAATGAAGCAAATCTACGTGCATATAATTTTAACGCAGGTCCTTCTGCTCTTCCGCTAGAAGTACTAGAAAAAGCACAATCAGAACTAACTAATTTCCGTGGCACAGGCATGTCCATCATGGAGATGAGTCATCGCAGTGCAATTTTCGAAGAAATACATAACGGGGCAATCTCTCGCATGAGAAAACTCTTTTCTATTCCAGATCAATATGAAGTTCTTTTTCTTCAAGGTGGAGCAAGCCTTCAATTTTCAATGATTCCAATGAATTTCTTACAAGTCGGTCAACAAGCGGGTTATATCATGACAGGCTCTTGGTCAGAAAAAGCATTTAAAGAATCGAAACTATTTGGCGAACCTTACGAGGTAGTAAGTACAAAAGAAAACAAATACCGTAACATTCCTGCATTAGAAGATATCCAAATTAATGAGGACGACGCTTTTATTCATCTAACATCTAATAATACAATTTACGGAACTCAGTGGTCAGCGTTTCCTGACACAGGTGATATTCCATTGATTGCAGATATGTCTAGTGATATTATGTCTAAACCAGTTGATATCAATAAATTCGGCATGATCTATGCTGGAGCACAGAAAAACCTTGGTCCATCTGGTGTAACAGTCGTTATTGTACGTAAAGATTTACTTGAAAAAGCTAATATGGATATCCCAACTATCTTAAAATACAGCACACATGCAGATAACAATTCCTTGTACAACACTCCACCTACATTCGGTATTTACATGCTAGGAGAAGTACTTAATTGGATGGAAGCAAAAGGTGGATTAGAGGCAATTGCTAAAAACAATGAGGAGAAAGCGAAAGTCATCTATGATGCTATTGATCATAGCAATGGTTTTTACACAGGACATGCAACACCTGAAAGCCGTTCATTGATGAACATCACATTCCGAGTTGCGGATGAAACATTAGAAAAACTATTTTTAACGGAAGCAGAAGAAGCTGGTTTTGTCGGATTAAATGGACATCGCTCAGTCGGTGGTTGCCGAGCTTCCACTTATAATGCAGTACCATTAGAAGCATGCCAAGCACTAGGCGACTTCATGGTTCAATTTCAAAAGAAACACAGTTAA
- a CDS encoding ABC transporter transmembrane domain-containing protein, whose protein sequence is MRVFLDLGWFFKQRKKQYLVGIFMLMFVAFLQLLPPKIIGLVVDEISLGTLTAGFLTKWLSILAVTAIGMYIVRYYWRIMIFGSAIFLARQLRERLFHHFTKMAPSFYQKKRVGDLMAHATNDLSAVQQTAGAGVLTLVDSLTTGGFVIAAMAITINWKLTLIALIPLPLMAILTSYYGKLLHQRFRYAQEAFSDLNDKAQESISGVKVIKTFGQEKEDTEHFVALSQEVVDKNMRVARVDSLFDPTISLVVGMCFFLSIVFGTRFILAEEMSIGDLFAFTSYLGLLVWPMLAFGWLFNIVERGRASYDRINNLLDEEVEIDDKVGALDEKPEGDIQFHLDEFKFPGDERLALHNVHFTLKRGETLGIVGKTGAGKTAILKLLMREFEGYKGEIVYGSHTIDAYKKRSLREAIGYVPQDHFLFSTTVAGNIAFANAGATMEQVQKAAKLASIHDDILQFTDGYKTVVGERGVSLSGGQKQRISIARALMMEPELLILDDSLSAVDARTEEAILEALKENRTDETTIITSHRLSAIQHAHQIIVMSEGTIIEKGSHEALMDLKGMYYEMYQLQQLETIVEKGGEAL, encoded by the coding sequence GTGAGAGTATTTTTGGATTTAGGTTGGTTTTTTAAACAAAGGAAAAAGCAGTATTTAGTGGGGATTTTTATGCTTATGTTTGTAGCATTTTTACAGCTGCTCCCGCCAAAAATTATTGGGTTGGTCGTAGATGAAATCAGTCTCGGGACACTAACCGCTGGATTTTTAACTAAATGGCTTTCCATTTTAGCAGTGACCGCTATTGGTATGTACATTGTACGCTACTACTGGCGCATCATGATTTTTGGTTCAGCTATTTTTCTAGCAAGACAGTTAAGAGAAAGATTGTTTCATCATTTTACAAAAATGGCACCTTCGTTTTATCAAAAGAAGCGTGTAGGAGACCTAATGGCGCACGCAACGAATGATTTATCTGCTGTTCAACAAACGGCTGGTGCTGGAGTTTTAACACTCGTCGATTCTTTAACTACGGGTGGATTTGTTATTGCGGCTATGGCTATAACGATTAACTGGAAGCTGACGTTAATCGCATTAATTCCACTACCGTTAATGGCTATTTTAACAAGCTATTATGGGAAACTGTTACACCAGCGTTTTCGCTATGCACAAGAGGCGTTTTCCGACTTAAATGATAAAGCCCAAGAAAGTATTTCTGGAGTAAAAGTCATTAAAACGTTTGGACAGGAAAAAGAAGACACAGAGCACTTTGTAGCGCTTTCTCAAGAGGTTGTTGATAAAAATATGCGCGTAGCAAGAGTGGATTCTCTATTTGACCCAACGATTTCGTTAGTTGTTGGGATGTGTTTCTTCTTATCCATTGTGTTTGGAACTCGCTTTATTTTAGCTGAGGAAATGTCCATTGGGGATTTATTTGCTTTTACATCGTATCTAGGCCTACTCGTTTGGCCAATGCTAGCTTTCGGTTGGCTATTTAACATTGTGGAACGCGGTCGTGCTTCCTATGACCGTATCAATAATTTATTAGATGAAGAAGTTGAAATTGACGACAAGGTAGGAGCACTTGATGAAAAGCCAGAAGGCGATATTCAATTTCATTTGGATGAATTTAAATTTCCTGGTGATGAGCGATTAGCTTTGCATAATGTTCATTTCACGCTTAAACGTGGCGAAACTTTAGGAATAGTCGGAAAAACTGGTGCTGGTAAAACTGCCATCTTGAAATTATTAATGAGGGAATTTGAAGGGTATAAAGGGGAAATTGTCTACGGAAGTCATACAATTGACGCCTATAAAAAGCGCAGCTTACGTGAAGCAATAGGGTATGTGCCACAGGATCATTTCCTATTTTCAACAACGGTAGCTGGTAATATTGCTTTTGCAAATGCAGGAGCCACGATGGAGCAGGTGCAGAAAGCAGCGAAACTTGCATCTATTCATGATGACATTTTGCAGTTCACGGATGGGTATAAAACCGTTGTCGGAGAACGCGGAGTATCATTATCAGGTGGACAAAAACAACGTATTTCCATAGCCCGTGCACTAATGATGGAGCCCGAGTTACTTATTCTTGATGACTCACTATCGGCGGTTGACGCACGTACAGAAGAAGCAATCTTAGAGGCTTTAAAAGAAAACCGTACGGATGAAACAACGATTATTACGTCCCACCGCTTAAGTGCAATTCAACATGCTCATCAAATAATCGTTATGAGTGAAGGTACAATTATCGAAAAAGGCTCGCATGAAGCATTAATGGATTTAAAAGGGATGTATTACGAAATGTATCAATTACAGCAACTTGAAACAATAGTGGAAAAGGGGGGCGAAGCATTATGA
- a CDS encoding YvrJ family protein, translating to MEQWLSIIQDVGFPIFVSFYLMHRVESKLEEIKNALLSLK from the coding sequence ATGGAGCAGTGGCTTTCTATCATTCAAGATGTGGGCTTTCCAATATTCGTGTCATTTTATCTAATGCACCGTGTGGAAAGCAAACTGGAAGAAATTAAAAATGCACTGTTGTCTCTAAAATAA
- a CDS encoding response regulator, with the protein MPTVLVVDDAVFMRSTIKRMLENQQFEVVGEASNGLEAIDMYRKLLPDVVTMDITMPRMTGIEAVKAIIAEYPDAKIVMVTALGQQKLIVDALEYGAKDFITKPFDPDQIVHVLQNVTSD; encoded by the coding sequence ATGCCCACAGTATTAGTAGTGGATGATGCAGTTTTCATGCGTTCCACAATTAAGAGAATGCTTGAAAATCAACAGTTTGAGGTAGTTGGCGAAGCAAGCAATGGACTAGAAGCAATTGATATGTATAGAAAACTATTACCTGATGTAGTGACTATGGATATTACCATGCCACGTATGACAGGAATCGAGGCCGTGAAAGCAATTATTGCTGAGTACCCAGATGCGAAAATTGTCATGGTCACGGCTCTTGGTCAGCAAAAGCTTATTGTAGACGCACTTGAGTATGGAGCGAAAGATTTTATTACTAAACCATTTGACCCTGATCAAATTGTGCATGTTTTACAAAATGTTACTTCTGACTAG
- a CDS encoding DUF2621 domain-containing protein, with protein sequence MLEGWFLWFILFWVVVLVTLMGIGGFFMFRKFLKSMPKEDGKSDLDWQDYYVDKTIHLWNEEQKGLLNELVSPVPELFRPVAKQKIAGKIGQLALEEEATSITRELLIRGYIIATPKRDHKFLRKKLAELNIDVIPYNKYFALSEDKKASTL encoded by the coding sequence TTGTTAGAAGGTTGGTTTTTATGGTTTATACTCTTTTGGGTAGTAGTACTAGTTACATTGATGGGAATTGGCGGCTTCTTTATGTTCCGTAAGTTTTTAAAATCAATGCCAAAAGAAGACGGTAAATCGGATTTAGATTGGCAAGATTATTATGTCGACAAGACTATTCATTTATGGAATGAGGAACAAAAAGGTCTATTAAACGAGTTAGTGAGTCCTGTTCCAGAATTGTTTAGACCTGTTGCGAAACAAAAAATAGCGGGGAAAATTGGACAGTTGGCACTCGAAGAAGAAGCGACATCTATTACACGAGAGCTATTAATCCGTGGATACATCATAGCGACTCCAAAGCGTGACCATAAGTTTTTACGCAAGAAACTAGCAGAATTAAATATTGACGTTATACCGTACAATAAATACTTTGCTTTATCGGAAGACAAAAAAGCGAGCACCCTGTAA
- a CDS encoding nucleotidyltransferase domain-containing protein yields the protein MILDDAIEAIVNSLKLDKKVQAIFIKGSIGRGEQDEHSDIDLYCLVNEEDEEEFLESRLQHLESYNQLLFHDDIFIVAPQILAVYENLVHIDLFTVTENTYIEKDFMKVLYDPNFKLEKYKQTQNLKLSDHEFQDAVDDVAWFLFQYKKSSARGNDIWSVSMLHHVMTHLSKILLHRYHSDRAQLGLKTLEISLREGIVRQAKQIYENITPQKHKQAVQLICELLFHETEWIFSEVAHPEKIKPLWDRMLTSFL from the coding sequence ATGATTTTAGATGATGCAATAGAGGCAATTGTAAATAGTCTTAAGCTGGACAAAAAGGTTCAAGCGATTTTTATAAAAGGCTCAATAGGGCGTGGCGAACAGGACGAGCATTCGGATATCGATTTGTATTGCTTAGTGAATGAGGAAGATGAAGAAGAATTCCTTGAAAGTAGGCTTCAACATTTAGAATCCTATAACCAATTACTATTTCATGATGATATCTTTATTGTGGCTCCACAGATTCTTGCGGTCTATGAAAATTTAGTGCATATTGACCTTTTTACAGTGACAGAAAATACATATATCGAAAAGGATTTTATGAAAGTCTTATACGATCCAAACTTTAAATTGGAGAAATACAAACAAACCCAAAACCTAAAATTATCTGACCATGAGTTTCAAGACGCGGTCGATGATGTCGCATGGTTCCTTTTCCAGTATAAAAAATCATCTGCTCGAGGAAATGATATATGGTCAGTTAGTATGCTACACCATGTCATGACACATCTATCAAAGATATTACTGCATCGCTATCATTCGGACAGAGCTCAATTGGGATTGAAAACATTGGAAATCTCCCTCCGCGAAGGAATCGTCCGGCAAGCAAAGCAGATTTACGAAAACATAACACCACAAAAACATAAACAGGCAGTCCAATTAATATGTGAACTACTATTCCATGAAACTGAATGGATTTTCTCTGAGGTAGCACACCCAGAAAAGATTAAGCCGTTGTGGGATCGAATGCTTACTTCATTCCTATAA
- a CDS encoding ABC transporter ATP-binding protein, with protein sequence MNEKQPQITGKEQWQILKRLLTYLKPHKKVISIALILLIITVIGDILGPYLIKTFMDDYLTPRNFPTGPLVGLALGYIFIQVGNVIVSYFQLMKFQEIALKIIQQMRIDVFTKVHKLGMRYFDKTPAGSIVSRVTNDTEAIKDMFVSVLVGFVQSGFLIIGVYIAMFILNVKLALLATVLLPIMFMVIRTYRKYSSVVYQDLRERLSQLNAKLAESLQGMTMIQAFRQEDRLQDEFNEINDTHWKAGRRNIKLDSLLLRPAIDLVYALAIIMVLSYFGITSMNNVVEVGVIYAFVTYIDRFFEPINQVMQRLSIFQQAIVAASRVFKLLDETDLAPNQNNVVDAKIDQGKIEFQNVTFSYDGRTDVLKNISFTAEPGQTVALVGHTGSGKSSIINLLMRFYEFEQGDIKIDGQSVKDFETKEIREKVGLVLQDPFLFYGDIESNIRLHAKDMTDEEVRAAAEFVQANNFIEKLPETYKQKVTERGSTFSSGQRQLVAFARTIATNPKILVLDEATANIDTETEVAIQSSLEKMRQGRTTIAIAHRLSTIQDAELILVLHHGEIVERGTHQELLNEKGLYHKMYLLQNSVVEVIA encoded by the coding sequence ATGAATGAAAAACAGCCTCAGATAACTGGTAAGGAGCAGTGGCAAATTCTCAAACGACTGCTCACCTACTTAAAGCCACATAAAAAAGTTATTTCCATTGCGTTAATTTTACTAATTATTACGGTGATAGGGGATATTCTCGGTCCGTATTTGATTAAAACGTTTATGGACGATTATTTAACACCACGAAATTTTCCAACAGGCCCATTAGTAGGTTTAGCGCTTGGATACATTTTCATCCAAGTTGGAAATGTCATCGTAAGTTATTTTCAATTGATGAAGTTTCAGGAAATTGCACTGAAAATTATTCAACAAATGCGTATCGATGTTTTTACAAAGGTGCACAAGCTTGGAATGCGTTATTTTGATAAGACGCCGGCGGGAAGTATCGTGTCACGTGTCACTAATGATACAGAAGCGATTAAAGATATGTTCGTTAGTGTGTTAGTAGGATTTGTGCAAAGTGGATTTTTAATAATTGGTGTCTACATTGCTATGTTCATTTTAAACGTGAAATTGGCGTTACTAGCGACGGTTTTATTGCCAATCATGTTTATGGTTATTCGAACATATAGAAAGTATAGTTCTGTTGTTTACCAAGATTTGCGTGAACGACTGAGTCAATTAAATGCGAAACTTGCGGAATCGCTACAAGGGATGACCATGATTCAAGCATTCAGGCAAGAAGATCGTCTGCAAGACGAATTCAATGAAATTAATGATACTCACTGGAAGGCAGGAAGACGAAATATTAAGCTCGATAGTCTATTGCTTCGCCCAGCAATCGATTTGGTTTACGCGCTTGCAATTATTATGGTGCTTAGCTATTTTGGTATTACATCGATGAACAATGTGGTAGAGGTTGGGGTCATTTATGCATTTGTTACCTATATTGATCGCTTCTTTGAGCCAATAAATCAAGTGATGCAGCGACTATCCATCTTCCAGCAAGCAATTGTTGCCGCTTCTCGGGTATTCAAGTTACTGGATGAAACAGATTTAGCTCCTAATCAAAACAATGTAGTAGATGCTAAAATTGATCAAGGGAAAATTGAATTTCAAAATGTGACGTTTTCGTATGATGGAAGAACGGATGTGTTAAAAAATATTTCGTTTACTGCAGAGCCAGGTCAAACGGTTGCATTAGTAGGCCATACGGGTAGCGGGAAAAGTTCGATTATTAACTTGCTTATGCGTTTTTATGAATTCGAGCAAGGCGATATTAAAATTGATGGACAATCCGTAAAAGATTTTGAGACAAAGGAAATTCGAGAAAAAGTGGGGCTCGTTCTACAAGATCCGTTTTTATTCTACGGGGATATCGAAAGCAATATACGATTACACGCGAAAGATATGACAGATGAAGAAGTACGAGCAGCAGCGGAATTTGTGCAAGCGAACAATTTTATCGAAAAACTACCGGAAACGTACAAGCAAAAAGTAACAGAGAGAGGCTCAACTTTCTCTAGCGGGCAAAGACAGCTTGTTGCGTTTGCACGTACAATAGCTACTAATCCGAAAATCTTAGTCTTAGATGAAGCAACGGCAAATATTGATACCGAAACTGAAGTAGCGATTCAAAGTAGTTTAGAGAAAATGAGACAGGGCCGTACAACGATTGCCATTGCCCATCGTTTGAGTACCATTCAAGATGCGGAACTCATCCTCGTTTTACATCACGGAGAAATCGTCGAGCGAGGCACACATCAGGAATTACTAAACGAAAAAGGCTTATACCATAAGATGTACTTATTGCAGAACAGCGTCGTCGAAGTAATTGCTTAA
- a CDS encoding cytochrome c biogenesis protein CcdC: protein MFEKIPPNVMIIATTIMAIGMGIVVTTLRAKAAKHPASVKKILLPPVFMSTGAVMFVFPFFRVTGAQFLEAIGVGILFSVVLIWTSKFERKDGNIYLKQSKAFVFILIGLLIIRVIGKIVLSSTIDVGALSGMFWILAFGMIVPWRIAMYLQFKKIQKEVTE, encoded by the coding sequence ATGTTTGAAAAAATTCCACCTAATGTAATGATTATTGCAACTACTATCATGGCAATTGGAATGGGAATTGTCGTCACGACTTTAAGAGCAAAAGCTGCAAAGCACCCTGCTAGCGTCAAAAAAATCCTATTACCACCGGTATTCATGTCTACAGGTGCAGTAATGTTTGTATTTCCGTTTTTCCGTGTAACGGGAGCGCAATTTTTAGAAGCAATTGGAGTCGGGATATTATTTTCAGTAGTTCTTATTTGGACATCCAAATTTGAGCGAAAAGATGGAAACATTTATTTGAAACAATCGAAAGCGTTTGTTTTTATATTAATTGGATTGTTAATCATCCGAGTAATAGGGAAAATTGTACTGAGCTCAACTATTGATGTTGGAGCACTTAGTGGAATGTTTTGGATTTTAGCATTCGGGATGATTGTTCCATGGAGAATTGCAATGTATTTACAATTTAAAAAAATACAAAAAGAAGTAACTGAATAA
- a CDS encoding DUF2922 domain-containing protein has protein sequence MAKTLQLQFGTTAGKSVMLTVEEPKDSLTRDEIETGMEVIITSNVFQVDGAALTSIKSAKVVERNISEII, from the coding sequence ATGGCGAAAACTTTACAATTACAATTTGGAACAACTGCCGGGAAGAGCGTTATGTTAACGGTTGAGGAACCAAAGGATTCGTTGACGCGCGATGAAATAGAAACTGGTATGGAAGTAATCATTACTAGTAATGTGTTTCAAGTGGATGGAGCAGCACTTACATCCATAAAAAGTGCAAAAGTAGTAGAACGAAATATAAGTGAAATTATTTAA
- a CDS encoding YkvA family protein: MWNNIKQWAKRVKRSIFILYLASKDKRVPLSAKLFTAFIVAYAFSPIDLIPDFIPVLGYLDDVILLPIGIYFALRMIPKNVLAECELKAAELMKQGKPKNWIAGGIILFLWAAIATWMIYLIYGIIK, from the coding sequence ATGTGGAACAACATAAAACAGTGGGCAAAGAGGGTAAAGCGTTCTATTTTCATCTTATATTTAGCTTCTAAAGATAAACGAGTACCACTGTCAGCAAAATTGTTCACAGCCTTTATTGTCGCATATGCATTCAGTCCGATTGACCTCATCCCCGACTTTATCCCAGTACTCGGATACTTGGATGATGTCATTCTTCTGCCAATAGGCATTTATTTTGCTCTACGAATGATTCCAAAAAATGTTCTTGCTGAATGTGAATTAAAAGCAGCAGAGCTCATGAAGCAAGGTAAGCCGAAAAACTGGATTGCAGGGGGCATCATCCTTTTCCTTTGGGCAGCCATTGCAACGTGGATGATTTATTTAATTTACGGGATCATTAAATGA
- a CDS encoding SCO family protein, giving the protein MKKLFAMLAIALVVLAGCGSSGNFEAQTNWEIEDFTYDNQRGEEVSLESLKGQVWLATFIFTNCETVCPPMTYNMSDIQSMLKEKGVEDYKIVEFSVDPEVDTPEKLQEYIGNYDVVDESKWELLTGYTQEHISQFAQKSFKTLVKNDPNSNQVIHGVSFYLVDQNGVVVKSYNGNTDVPKEEIVMDVETLIEDGK; this is encoded by the coding sequence ATGAAAAAATTATTTGCAATGCTAGCAATAGCATTAGTAGTTCTCGCAGGTTGTGGCAGCAGTGGAAATTTTGAAGCCCAAACAAATTGGGAAATAGAAGATTTTACGTATGATAACCAACGTGGGGAAGAAGTTTCTTTAGAAAGCTTAAAAGGGCAGGTTTGGTTAGCTACATTTATTTTCACAAATTGTGAGACAGTATGTCCGCCAATGACTTATAATATGAGCGATATTCAAAGCATGTTAAAAGAAAAAGGTGTCGAAGATTATAAAATTGTGGAATTTAGCGTAGATCCAGAAGTAGATACACCAGAAAAACTTCAAGAGTATATCGGAAACTACGATGTAGTGGACGAAAGCAAATGGGAACTTTTAACCGGCTACACGCAAGAGCATATTTCACAATTTGCTCAAAAGTCATTTAAAACATTAGTAAAGAATGATCCTAATTCAAACCAAGTCATTCATGGAGTATCTTTTTACTTAGTAGATCAAAATGGTGTTGTGGTGAAAAGTTATAACGGGAACACAGATGTTCCTAAAGAAGAAATCGTTATGGACGTAGAAACATTAATAGAAGACGGTAAATAA
- a CDS encoding cold-shock protein gives MTQGTVKWFNAEKGFGFIEVEGGNDVFAHFSAIQGEGFKSLDEGQKVEFEVEDGQRGPQAVNITKL, from the coding sequence ATGACACAAGGTACAGTAAAATGGTTTAACGCAGAAAAAGGTTTTGGATTTATCGAAGTTGAAGGCGGAAACGACGTATTCGCTCACTTCTCAGCTATTCAAGGTGAAGGTTTCAAATCACTTGACGAAGGTCAAAAAGTGGAATTTGAAGTGGAAGACGGTCAACGTGGACCACAAGCTGTTAACATTACAAAACTTTAA
- a CDS encoding DUF1659 domain-containing protein, whose translation MANLEHKQAVLKLIFEGEVTGDGKMKTKSKSYRNVQGAATADQLETVALTISGFTNSVYIGAEKIETSNLN comes from the coding sequence ATGGCGAACCTGGAACATAAACAAGCAGTTTTAAAACTAATTTTCGAAGGTGAGGTAACAGGAGACGGAAAGATGAAAACAAAGTCGAAATCGTACCGTAATGTCCAAGGAGCTGCAACAGCAGATCAATTAGAAACAGTTGCACTTACAATCTCAGGCTTTACTAACAGTGTGTACATTGGTGCTGAAAAAATCGAAACATCGAATTTAAACTAA
- a CDS encoding alpha/beta fold hydrolase, producing MMKIVPPKPFYYKGGEKAVLLLHSFTSNTMDVKKLGKYLQKNNYSCYAPLYSGHGLTAEELITYSPSDWWQDVLNGYQLLKDEGFEKIAVIGLSLGGVFALKAGQELDVNGVVTMSVPIHREVSVLQKRVFHYAKRYKKLEGKQEEQINLEMKLLQNMSIDSLVEFQQLIDVTMDNLALITSPINILYGELDEPLYAESAKVLFRSVMTNKKTMKGYPNSTHLMTLGTDINDVNKDILTFLNDLI from the coding sequence ATGATGAAAATAGTACCTCCTAAGCCTTTTTACTATAAAGGTGGAGAGAAAGCCGTATTACTACTACATTCTTTTACAAGCAATACTATGGATGTAAAAAAGTTAGGGAAATATTTGCAAAAGAACAATTATTCTTGCTATGCACCATTATATAGTGGGCATGGTTTAACAGCAGAAGAACTCATCACATATAGTCCATCAGATTGGTGGCAGGATGTACTAAACGGTTACCAGCTATTGAAAGATGAAGGTTTTGAAAAAATAGCAGTGATTGGTCTTTCTCTTGGTGGCGTGTTTGCATTAAAAGCTGGACAAGAGTTGGACGTAAATGGTGTTGTGACAATGTCAGTACCAATACATAGGGAAGTTTCTGTACTACAAAAGCGTGTCTTCCATTACGCAAAAAGATATAAAAAACTTGAAGGGAAACAGGAAGAACAAATAAATTTAGAAATGAAACTTCTTCAAAATATGTCAATAGATTCATTAGTCGAGTTCCAACAGCTAATTGATGTAACAATGGATAATTTAGCTCTCATTACTTCCCCAATTAATATATTATATGGCGAACTAGATGAACCATTATATGCAGAGAGTGCAAAGGTTTTATTTCGAAGTGTTATGACGAATAAAAAAACAATGAAAGGATATCCGAACTCTACACATTTGATGACATTAGGAACCGACATTAACGACGTGAACAAAGACATTCTTACGTTCTTAAATGATTTGATTTAA
- a CDS encoding cytochrome c biogenesis protein CcdA codes for MSTDINLLLAFGAGFLSFISPCTLPLYPAFLSYITGMSLEEIKTDKKLMQKRGMLHTLFFLLGFSIIFVALGFATSLVGTFFIQYDDLIRQVGAIFIIVFGLIVVGVFKPEFLMKEKRLEFKNRPSGFFGTTLIGMAFAAGWQPCTGPILAAVLVMAGANPGAGVWYMLAYVLGFAIPFFVLSFFVTRLNWIRKNSNLIVKIGGYFMIALGVLLFFDGLSFIIRMLSPFFGDFTGF; via the coding sequence GTGAGTACAGATATAAACTTGCTACTGGCGTTTGGTGCAGGGTTTCTAAGTTTTATTTCCCCTTGTACGCTACCATTATATCCTGCATTTTTATCTTATATAACAGGAATGTCGCTAGAAGAAATTAAAACAGATAAAAAGTTAATGCAAAAAAGAGGAATGCTTCATACATTATTCTTCTTATTAGGGTTTTCTATTATTTTTGTTGCATTAGGGTTTGCAACATCTTTAGTTGGGACATTCTTTATTCAATACGACGATTTAATTCGTCAAGTTGGCGCAATTTTCATTATTGTGTTTGGACTAATTGTGGTAGGTGTATTTAAACCTGAATTCCTCATGAAAGAAAAACGTTTGGAGTTTAAAAATCGTCCATCTGGCTTTTTTGGAACAACATTAATCGGAATGGCATTTGCAGCTGGTTGGCAACCTTGTACAGGTCCGATTTTAGCTGCTGTATTAGTAATGGCAGGAGCAAATCCAGGAGCAGGCGTATGGTATATGCTTGCATATGTATTAGGTTTCGCTATTCCATTTTTCGTGTTATCATTCTTTGTGACACGACTGAATTGGATTCGTAAAAATAGCAATTTGATCGTGAAGATTGGTGGATACTTTATGATCGCCCTTGGTGTTCTATTATTTTTTGATGGGCTATCATTTATTATTCGTATGTTAAGTCCGTTTTTTGGAGACTTTACTGGATTTTAA